The segment TTTCAATACGTTACGAAGAACAACGGCGATGCGCACGGAGGTATGCGATGGGTTTGCTCTCAGAGCTGACGTACACCCATATGGAGGTCTTCTCGACGATGGAGGCGATCGGTCGCTCGATCGCAGCGGCGCGGCGTGCGCGAGAAGATGAGGGCGAGGTCAACGCGATCCTGCGTGAGATCGTGCCGCGGGCGTTGCTTTTGCGCCAGCGTTTGCAGGCGACCTTCGATCGGGAGCGCGAGCATCTCTACCCGCGAGTGCGGCGCATCTTCGGCTCGGAGGTCGAAGAGATCGAGGGGCTCAAGCGCTACGCCGAGCAGATCCTGGATCAGCTCGATCATTTTATGGAGGAGCTCCCCGCCGCCACACGCGGGCGCTACCACCCGGTGCGCCTGGCGTACCTGGCGCTGCTCTTTGATGAGCTCGCCGAGCTCTATGAGGCGCGCACCGAGATCGAGCGCGGGTTCTACGAGACCTACTCCACGATTGTGTTTCCGGGCGGGGCGACCACCGATTGAGGGGGCGCCTCACCTGGGGGGAGCTTGCCGGCTTTGCCAAAGAGAGATGGCTCGCGCATAGTCGCAGCCGTCTTCGAGAAGAGGCCGGCCGATGAATGAGTGGAAAAATCAGCAGGGAGTTGGGGCGGAGCGCGGCGCGCCGGCAGACTTTGCCGACGCGACGACGTTGAAAGTTGTGGGCGCGCGCGATCTGCTCGCGCGCCTGCGTCCTTTGAGTGAGGCGGGGCGCGCGCGTGCGGCACAGGTGCACATCTTCCGCAACGCGGAGGCTCAGCGTTGGGACGCAGAGGTGGAGCGCCTGCGCACGCTCGATCTCTGGCGCCAGGATCATCCCGACGTTCAACGCCCGATCGCCGATGCCCTTGGCGAACTGCCCGCCCTGGAGCGACCGCTGCGCCGGCTGCAACTTGCGGAAGTGCTGCGCGACGCGGAGCTCTTTGAGGTCAAACGCTTCCTTTTTTATGCCCTGGCGATCTTTGAGGCGGCCGCCGGCGCCGATGGCCTGCCGCGCCCCGGCGATCCAGGCTTTGAGGTGCTGCGCGAGACGATGGCCTCAATGCACCCGGAGGCACAACCCAGCGCGCGTTTTCATCTGAGCGACCAGCTCGATGCGGCGCTGGCCCGGGCACGAAAGGCGCATCGCCGCACGGGGCGCGAACTTCGTAAGGTTCGCGACGCTGCCGAGGCCGAGATCTGCGAGCGCCTGGGTGGACGTTTCGATGTGCGGGGCCGCTACCGACCCGAGGCCGGTATAACCCCCGACGATCATCGCCTGGCCTACCGGGCCGGGGCCTGGCAGCTGGTCGATGAGGCGGTGGTGGAGGCCGAGGCGGTTGTGGCCCGCGCCGGCGAGGAGGTGGAGACCTGCGAGCAGCAGGTGCGCGGGCGTTTGAGCGAACTTCTCACCCGGGTGCTCCCGCAGCTTGAGGGGGCGCTGGAGGCGCTGGTGCGTTTTGATGAGGGGCTTGCGCGGGTGCGACTTCGCGAGGCGATCGGCGGATGCTGGCCGCGGCGTGACGAGCAGGCCGGGTTGGAGGTTGTGCAGGGGCGCGATCCTCGTCAGGTCGATCGCATTGGCGATGAGGTTCAGGCCATCGACGTGGCGCTCGACTCGCCGGTGACGGTGGTGCTCGGCCCGAATATGGGCGGAAAGTCCGCGCTCTTAAAGCTCGTGGGCCTGTGCCAGTTCTGCGCGCAGGCGGCGCTGCCGGTGCCCGCCGGCGGTTGCACCTTTGGCTTGATGGAGGGGCTGATCTACGTGGGCAGTGAGGAGGGGGGCGTCGCCGAGGAGGAGGGGCTCTCCTCGTTCGGGCGCGAGGTGCGACGGCTTGTGGCGCATTGGGAGGGAGCCGCGCCCCGGCTGTGGCTACTCGATGAGCCGGGGCGCGGCACCCACCCGGCCGAGGGCGCGCGCTTTGCGCGGTCGGTGATTGAGGCCCGGCAGCAGGCCGGCGATCGCGTGGTCGCCGCTACGCATTTTCCCGAGATCGCCGCGGCCGACGACGTCGCGCGGTTGCGCATTGCCGGATTGCAGGTCAGCGATGAGGCGCTGCGCGCGGCGCTCGCCAGCGGAGATCGCCAGGATGTGGCGGGCCTCACCGCCGCGCTGCGCGCGCTGATGGACTACCGCCCTCAACCCAGTCGCGCCACCGATGTGCCCCGCGACGCCTGGCGGGTGGCCCGGGCCCTGGGTCTTGATCTGGGCGATGAGGGCTGAGATCGCCCCGGCGCGCCCGAAAAACTTCCCCATGACCCGAAATCGGGTGAGGATGAGCGCTCTCAGCATCGCCAGCGGGCGAGGTGTGGGCGTGGTTTGATGTCGAAGAGCGGTCAAGAGGTGTTTTCTTAAAGTTTCTCTTTAAGTTTTTTGACCCGGCCCCCAACCTGTTGTCTTATGGGTTCACGATGTAGGTGCAGGTAGTCATGCAAGGAAGCGATCGACACCAGCATCGGGAGGTTCCCCTCCAGGGCGTCTCGGGCATGTTTTAAGTGCTTGAAAACGTTATGTCCTGAGAGCCCTCTGGCAGGATCTGCGATCTTTTGCTGGCCGAAGGCCATCATGGTGCGCAGACTAAACGCCCTGTCAGGGCCAGCTCGGGTGAAGGGAGCGTCGATCGAAGTGTGGGCGCATAGTGCGTCGGACATCACCCAATCATCACTCGTGGAAAGGAGTGGGCCCATGTTGACCCTAACCAGGAAGGTCGGGGAGTCGATTCGAATCGGGGAAGAGATCGAGATCGTCGTCAAAGAGATTCGCCGCAATCAGGTTCGCATCGGCATTGTCGCGCCGCGCGACGTTCCGATTTATCGCGAAGAGGTGTACGAGGCGATTCAGGAGGAGCAGGGCGACGACGAGGAGCCATAGAAAGCGGGCGACATACGCATCGGGAGCGCGATGGGAAGCGAGCAGCAGCCGTACGCAGGGTATGGGATGTCTCAACGGGGAGAGACGCAGCTGGTGCTGCTATGGCGCGACCCGGAGGTGGGCTATGTGTACTGGGAGCTCGCCGGGGAGGTGCGTCCACGCGAAGCGTGGGCGCGCCTGATGCGTTTGAGGTCCGACAGGGAGTGGGAGGAGCTGGAGCGCTGGCGGATCGATGAGGCGCTCTCAGGGCGATTTGTGCGTGTGGATCAGGGGAGAGCGAGCTACCGGGCGGAGCTGGGGGTTGTGGGGTCGGACGGCAGCTTTGAGGTGCGGGTGAGCTCGGAGGTGAGCGAAGCTCCGGGGCGCAGCCCCGGTGAGGCAGCGCCACGTTTTGTGCGCGTGATGCTCAGCGAAAAGCGGGGCTTAAGCTGGGAGCCCACCGAACATACACACCCGTCGCTGGGGCGTTTTCTTCCTGGCGAGGGGGAGCGGCCGAGCTCGGCGGCGTTTGCAAAAGCTCAAAAAGACAGCGGGGTCAGGAGCTCCGAGGGGGACGCATGAAGACGTATTTGAGCGTGGTGCTGCACGCGCACCTGCCTTTTATTCGCCATCCGGAGCACGCCTACCACCTCGAAGAGATGTGGTTTTATGAGGCGATGCACGAGACCTACCTCCCGCTGCTGCAGGCCCTCGACCGGCTGGAGGCCGACGGGGTTGAGGGGAAGGTGACGCTGAGTTTGAGCGCGCCGCTGATCGCGATGATGGCCGACGGGCTTCTGCGCGAGCGTTTTGTGGCGCAGCTCGAGCGGATGCGGGATCTGGCGCGCGCGGAGCGCGCGCATGGCGAGCGGCCGCAGGGCGCGCGGGAACTCTCCGACTATTACGAGGCGCGTTTTGAGGGGTTGCGCACGTATTACCTCGATGAGCTCGGGGGCGATGTGCTCGCGCGCTTTAAACACCACGCTCAGGGCCATCGTCTGGAGCTGATGACCTGTGTGGGGACCCACCCGATCTTGCCTTTTCTGGAGAGCGACGCCGGCAGGCGCGCGCAGATCCGCGCGGGGATCGCCGAGTTTGAGCAGCATCTGGGCTTTCGGCCGCGCGGCATCTGGATCGCGGAGTGCGCCTTTGCGCCGGGCATCGATCGGCTGCTGGCCGAGGAGGGCATCGCCTTCGCGTGTCTGGAGGATGTGGGCATCCTCACCGCAGATGCGCCGCCCGTTTACGGCACCTACTCGCCACTGGTCTCTCCGGCGGGCGTGGCGTTTTTCGGGCGAGATCAGCTGGCGAGTGCGCAGGTCTGGAGCGCGAGTGAGGGGTATCCGGGGGATTATGATTACCGGGAGTTTTATCGGGACCTGGGCTACGACCTGCCGATGGAGGTGGTCGCGCCCTACATTCACCCCGACGGGATTCGGCATCATACCGGACTGAAATACCATCGCATCACCGGCGATGTGGACCTGGGCGATAAGGACTTCTACCGCCCGGAGGTCGCCGCTCGTCGCGCCCGGGAGCACGCCTCGCATTTTGTGCACGCGCGTCGCGACCAGGGACGCGATCTTTTTGAGAAGTTGGGGCAGCGCCCCGCGCACCTGACCTGCTCCTACGATGCGGAGCTCTTCGGGCACTGGTGGTTTGAGGGGCCGCTCTTTCTGGAGGCGGTGCTGCGCGAGGCCACCCATCATGAGGAGCTTCAGCTGGTCTCTCCGCTGGATTATCTGGCCGAAGAGCCGGTGCAGCAGCAGGCCACGCCCGGGATCTCGACCTGGGGCGAGGAGTCTTATTTTGGGGTGTGGCTCGATCCGTCGAACGCCTGGATTTACCGGCATCTTCGCAACGCCGAGGCGCGGATGTTGGAGCTTGTGGAAGACGTGGAGCGAGGCGGCCCTGGCGAGGATCCCAACCTCGGGCGCGCGCTGCGCCTGATGGGGCAGCAGCTGCTCTTAGCCCAGGCCAGCGACTGGGCGTTTATCATGAAGACGGGCACCACCGTGGAGTACGCCCATCGCCGTCAGGCCGGGCACCTGGAGCATGTGGAAGCACTCGCGGAGATGATCGCTTCCAGGGCCGTCGACATCGAACTTCTCGACGCGCTGGAAGCGCGCTACCCGATCTTCGGAACCCTTGATGCGGCGTGGTGGCGCGATGAGGCAAAGGTCGCTTTAAGCGTCGGCTCCTGAGGTCGCCACCCCGGCGCTCCGGCCGGTGTTTAGATTTGGCCTCGTACCCTCGACGCCAGGCTGCACCGAAGATCGGAGGCCGTATGAGCGACCTGCGCAAAGGAAGTTTCTTGATGGGCCGGGTGATCGCCGGATTTTTCTACCTGATCATGGGCCTCAACCACTTCGGGGCCTGGGAGACGCTGAGCACCTACGCCGCCGATAAAGGCGTGCTCTTTCCCTCCCTGGCAGTGGGGCTGAGCGGCGTGTTGCTGGTGATGGGAGGCGTGAGCCTGGCGCTGGGGCTGCGCCCGCTGCTCGGGGTGATCTGCATCGTGCTGGCGCTCTTGCCGATCACGCTGGTGATGCACAACTTCTGGGCGATCGATGAGGCGGCGGCCCGGCAGGTGGAGTTGACCTCGTTTTTGAAAAACGGGGGGCTGATGGGCTCGGCGCTGATCTTTTTAGCGCTGCGCGAGCCCTGGCCGATGAGTCTGGACGAGTGGATCGACACCTGGCGCTTTCGCCAGCGCCTTCGCCACGCGCGCGAGCATGGCTGAGGCCCCCGAGAGGCCGGGCAGTGATGGTGTAAGCCGTGATTATTTCGCGACGGCTTCGCGCACCGCCTCGATCACGCCGGGCATCGAGGATTCCTGGGCGCGGCGGCGCATCCAGCCGGGCACCGAGCCTTCGGGAGCGGCGTAGACCGAGTAGACAGCCAGGGTGCGGTCATTGTGGCCGTTGAAAGATTTGAGGCTCCAGTAGCCTTCGTTGAAGCGGTAGTTGCCCTCGATCATCGTCCACTGGCGGCGCCACTCCACCGGACCCTCGGTGTGGGTGGCAGTAGTGGTGGAGCGAAGATCGCTCAGCGGGAAGGGCAGCCCCACGACCGTCTCGCAGATCACCGTGTCGCCGTCGCGTGAGACCATGCGCGACTCTTTGATGCGCGGCATGGTGCGGCTGTAGTTGCCGCAGTCGCTGACGATCTTCCAGACATCGGCTGGCGAGGCATCGATCACGCCGGTGACGATCATCCTCGGGATGTCACTGCCGCTGACGTCCTGCGTCTCCACCAGGATCTCGCCGGCGGCTAACTTCTCGTCGTTGGCGGAGGCCAGGGAGGCCGCCAGGGTAAGGGTGAGAAGAAGAGCTGTGCCGAGAGCGTGTCGCATCGTTGAAGATCCTCAAGAGTGAGTGGCGCGTCGCAATGTCTAACCCCGCGTGGGGAAAGGACGCGCTTGCCTAAGCGTGTGAAAGCCCCCAGAGTATAGGGCCTGCCAGCGCGTGAGAAAAGCATCGGCCAGAAGTCCGCGTCCTATCGAGACGAGGCCGATGCGCCATCATTCAAAGTTGTTCAGCCAGGACCCGGAGTTTCGACGTGAGTGAGAGCCTGACCATCCCCGAGAAGGGGCTCGATAAGAAGATGTTGCTTGAGCAGATGCGCGAGCTTCGCGACGCCGACGGCAACTGGCGCGAGGGGCGCACCTGGAGCCTGGTGTATTACGCCGATGAGGAGCATTACGACTTTCTCAAAGAGGCGCATAACACCTTCTTTAGCGAGAACGGGCTTAACCCGATGGTGTTTAAGAGCCTGCGGCGCATGGAGTCGGAGGTGGTGCGGATGTCGGCCGAGATGCTCCACGGCGATAAGGACGTGGTGGGTACGATGACCTCGGGGGGCACCGAGTCGATCCTGATGGCGGTGAAGGCGGCGCGGGAGCGTTTTCGCAAAAAGCGCTTCATCTTCAACGGGCAGCCGGAGCTTGTGGCGCCGGAGTCGATCCACGTGGCCTTTGGCAAAGCGGCGCATTATTTCGGGCTAAAAGTCCGTTACGTGCCGCTCGGCGACGATTTTCGGGTGGATGTTGACGCGCTCAAGCGGGCGGTTAACCGTAACACGGCGCTGATCGCGGCCTCGGCGCCGCAGTACGCCCACGGGGTGATCGACCCGATTGAGGAGATCGGGGCGTTCGCGCAAAAAGAGGACATCCCCTTTCATGTCGACGCGTGTTTTGGTGGCTTCTTTTTGCCCTGGATGGAGAAGCTCGGCTACGACCTGCCGCCCTTTGATTTTCGGGTGCCCGGGGTGACCTCGATCTCGGCCGATGTGCATAAGTACGGGTACGCGGCCAAGGGGGCGTCGGTGGTGCTCTATCGGGATATGAGCTACCTGAAGCATCAGTTCTACATCTCCACCGACTGGCCCGGGGGCATCTACCCCTCACCTTCTGCCGCGGGGACGCGTCCCGGGGGGCCTATTGCGGCGGCCTGGGCGGCGATGAAGGCGATGGGCGAGGAGGGTTATCTGAAGTTGACGCGCAAGACGATGGAGGCGGTGGAGGCCTTGCAGTCGGGAGTGCGGCGCATTGATGGCCTCAAGGTGCTCGGCAGCACCGATGGGCCGGTGGTCTGTGTGGCTTCCAATAGCCCGGAGGTCGACATTTACGCGGTGGTCGACCAGCTCAACGCGAAGGGCTGGAACCTCGACCGGCAGCAAAACCCCAACAGTTTTCACCTCTCGGTGACCGCGAATCATCTGCAGGCGGTGCCGGCCTTTCTGGACGATCTTCAGCAGGCGGTGGATCATGTGCGTGCGCACCCGGAGCTTAAGAGCGAGGGGCAGGCGGCGATGTACGGCATGATCGCCAAGATCCCCTTCCGCGGGGCGGTCAAATTCAGCGTGCAGAAGATCATGGAGGGCATGTACGGCCCCGATGGCAAGGTGCCCGATCTGGGTGGGGAGGCCAGCGAGGATGATGATCTGATCATGCAGCTGATGGATAAGTACGGCGATAAGGCGATGGGGATTCTGGAGAAGTTCGAGAGCTCCAAAGAGGTGATCAAAGACGCGTTGCCGTGGAAGAAGTGAGGTTTTTAGATCAAGGATGTGCGGTGTAAGTCTTTGATATGAAAAGAAAAAGGGACGCGCGATGCGCGTCCCTTTTTTGTTGCTCGGGCTTCAAAAAAATTATTCTTCGGCCGGGACTTCCTCGCAGAAGTCGAGGTCGGGGAAGCCGGCGGGGGGCTCGCAGACGGCGGTGACCGCGCCGCAGATGTCGGTGCACATGTCGGGGGTGCCTTCGGGGACGAGGTCTTCGGGCACGATGCCGCCGGCCAGGGCGGCCTGTCCGGCGGGGATGTCGACGTTGGCGGTGGGGAAGACGACCTGAGAGTCGCCGAAGGTCAGGGTGCCGTCGAAGAAGTCGTTGCCGTCTTCGTCTTTGATGATGTCGGCGTAGAGCACGACGTCTTTGAGCTCGACGGTGGCCACGCCGAGCACGGGCACCGAGACGTCAAAGCTCTCGGTGGTGAGAAAGCGGGTGCCGTCGTTTTCGACGATCTGGCCGCGGGCGAAGAGGGCCCAGCTCTCTTCATCGTCGGCGATGGTGATGACCTCGGGGTCGAGGCTGGTTTTCTCCGCGCGGCTCTCATCCACCTTGCCCTTGGCGCCGGCCAGGGCGAAGCGGCCATCGGATTGGACGCGCAGGTCGCTCACGAGCGTGAGCACGGCGTTGAGGCCGCTGACGCTGAGGCTGCCACCGAGGATGTAGATGCCGTCCTGGAACTCGATGTTGGCGTTGGGGTCGCCGCCGGAGACGCCGAACTGGATGTTGTAGAGGTACCCCGTGCCGGTATCGAAGCCCTCGGGGTCGCTCAAACCTTCGACGATCTCCAGGATGAGCGAGGAGCCGGGGCGAGCGAATTCGGGGGCGATGGTGATGTGTGCGGCGGTGGCGTCGTCGTTAAAGGCGATGCTCATGGCTTCGCACTCGCCATCTGACGCCATGCAGGTCGGGGCCAGGGGCTCGACGTCGGCGGAGGCGGGCACGCGACGCAGGCCGCGGTCGCGTGGCCAAAGGCGCACGCCGACGGTCTCCGGGTCGACGGCTTTGGTGAACTCGAAGACCAGGGGTTCATCGGCGACGGCCACGCGGCTGTCGCCCAGGTTGAGCTGCGCCTCGGGCGGGGCGATGTACTCCTGGCAGCCCGCGCCCAAAAGCGACGTAAGCGCGATCGCAGCGCCAGCGAAGAACGAGATTTTTTTAGAAAAGAAGCTCAAAACGGTTCTCCACGAGGAAGGATCGGACGGCGTCGCCATTTTCGTCGTGCAGCGCTTCGCCCGGGAAGAGCACGGCGCCTTCGACGGTCCAGAAGAAGTTATCGCGCAGACGGTAGCCTAATTGAAGGTCGACTTCGGTTCCATAGAAGCGCCCGGGGGTGCCGCCGTGGAAGTTCAGCGCGCTGTTTTCGATGGGACCGCCGACGTCGTTGAGTGCGGTCTGCACCGCGTCGACCACGCCATCGGGCGTGGCCGACCAGGCGGCCAGCACGCCGGCGCGGGCATAGAGGTTATGCTCGGCGGTCTTGAGCATATCGACGTAGATCTGCGGGAAGATCGCGATGGCGTTGGAGAAGCGGCCATCGCTCTGGATCTCGGTGAGCGGGAAGCTGTCGACGTCGGCGTCGGCGAGGTTTTCGAGACCGACGCCGACGGAGCGGGCGGACTCGAAGGCCAGGACGTGTTCGAAGAGGAGCAGGCCGACGTTCATGTCGCGCGCGAAGCTAAAGGAGGTGATCGGGTCGCCGGCGCGGGGGTTGGCGTCGCCGCTGGCGTAGTTGCCTTCCAGGGTCAGGGTGACCGGGCCCAGGTGCACGTCGACGACGCCCTGGGCGCCGTAGCCGCGCATCTGCTGGGTCTGCACCTCGGCGTTGGTCAGGGCGGCGAAGCCTTCGCTGATCTCGGTGGTTTCGCCGCGAAGGTGCGAGAACTGCAGGCGAAGATCGACGTTGTTGACGCCGGTCTGGAAAGCCAGGGGGAAGCCGTAGATGCGGCTGTTGAAGCGGTCGTTGCGCAGGTGCACGAAGGTGGCCGAGGCCTGAAAGCCCTGCCAGTCGAGCCCGAACCAGTCGGCCTCATCGACGAGCCACTGAAGGTTGAGGCCCATCTGACGAAGATCGTCGTCGGTGCGGGCGATGTTGTCGTGCTTCATGAAGTCGTAAAACATCCCCATGATCACGCCGCGGTCGAGCGAGGTGTCGGGGGTGTGGTCGGCGCCGTAGCGCAGGGTGTTGACGATCTCGTTGAGCTTGGTGCCGAAGAGGATGCGGTCGACGCCGTCGGAGTACTGGCTGACCCCCCAGCGGTTGTGGCGGCCGCCGTCGTGGGCGTTGACCGTGGCGCCGTAGTTCAGGGGCTGGCGGCCCACGCGCAGCAGACCGATGGGCAGCATGGCGTCGGCGTAGAGGTAGTTGACCTCCAGGAGCGGGGCGCTGGTGAGGACCGGGCCGTAGCTCTCGCGATCGAAGGGATCGCCGCCGGGCAGAAGGCCAATCTGCCAGCGGGTGAGGTTGGGGCGTTTGGTGGCCAGGGAGACCCCGGAGTTGGATGAGGGGTTTCCTAAGAAGCGGCCGTTGTCGCCAAAAAGTACGCCGTCGAGGGCGTCGAGCTGCACGGTGACCGAGCCCACCCCTTCGAGGCCGGTGGAGGCGTCGAGGCGAAAGCGCTGCTCGGTCCAGCCGATGTCGCGCACGGTGGTGCCGTTGAGCTCGATGGGCGTGATCTGCAGGGAGCGCACGCGGTATTCGCTCTTGGCCTGGTAGGTGACGCGGCTCTTTTCGAGGTCTTCTTCGGCGTCGATCACGCCGGGAGCGTCGATGCCGTCGGGGGGCAGGGTGGCGGGCTCGGGGACGGTGGTGGTGAGCTGGCCGGGCTCGTCGCGGCTCTCGAAGTCATACACTCTGGGCGCGTCGTCGGCGGGCGCTTCGGTGGGGGAGGCACCGGTGTCATCGCCTGTATTTTCGGCGTCTTCGTCGGGGTCGGCTTCGGGCGCAGGCTCGGCGCGCTCGTCCTCGTCGGGGGTGTTCTCGTCGGCGCCTGGTTCGTCAGAGTCCGCGTCTTCTGGCTGGTCGTCGTCTTCCGTTTCCGCGTCATCGGAGGCCGAGGCCTCGGGTGCGGGTGCGTCGGTGGGATCGGGCGCCGGCGCGTCCTGAGCAAAGGCCGGGGCGCTGGCCAGGAGCGCAGCGATGATCAGCGCGGGGAGGAGGCAAGGGCGGGAGGATGAGAACACAGAGGACTCCAGCGAAAATGTTTTCACTTCAATCAGGTGCGCCAGCCTACTCGTTAGAAAGAGGGCATCGCAAGCGCCGAGGGGCAACATAGATTGACGCAGCGCGCCATTCGTAGCGCGCGTGTCGTGAGTGATGCGGGGGAGGTTAACCAAAAGGTCAACTTCCGAAAAGGTCGGGGAACATCATGAGCGCGGCCACGGTGCCGATGGTGCTGCCGAGGTTGGCCAGGATGAAGACCAGCGCGATCTTGGCCAGGCGGTTTTGCCACCAGCCTTTGAGGCGCGCGATGTCGTCGCCGACCTGCTCAAGCTCTTTGATGCTGGGCGGGGCGACGAGAAGTTGCACAAGTCCGCCGACCATGCCGGCGCCGACGGCCGGGTTGAGCGAGACGATGGGGGCGCTCAGCGCGCTGGCGAGGATCGTGAGCGGGTGGGCAAGCGCCGCGCCGGTGGCCAGAGCGGTACAGATGGCGTTGACGACAAACCAGGTCAGGAGCGCCTGGCGCATCGTGGAGGGGTCGCCCAGGGCAAAACCCAGGATGAAGGTGGCGATGATCGCCGCGCTGAGCGCCCAGGGGAAGATGCGCGAGAAGAGGGATTTGGCCGGCACAGTGTCGGCGCAGGCGTGGGGATCGGGGGCGCTTTGAAGGAGGTCGGCGACCCGGTCGGCGTGCACGGTGCTGAGCACGGCGACGACCTCCGGGGCGTCGATGGCCTCGATGCGGCAGGCGATGTGGGCGTTGCGCTCGTCGACAAAGGCGGCTTTGGCCGCGGGCAGCGAGAGCTCCAGGCGTTTTAAGCGGCGCGCCACGCGGTCGCGGTGCTCGGAGGCGGGGCGAGCTTTGGTGCGGCGGAAGGAGCCGAAGGTCAGGGTAAGGGTGAGCATCAGGCGCATCCACACCGGGGATCGCCGCCAGGCGCGCAGCCCCGTGATGGTCATGTCGCGGTCGACCAGGTGGGGCTGTGCGCCGCTGCTGCGGGCCTCCTCGATGGCCACGCGGAACTCGTCGCCGGGCTCGGTGCCGTCAAAGGATCCAAAGCGTTTCTGGAAGATGCGCAGCGCCAGGTAGGCGTTGAGCAGCGTGCCTTTTTTAGCTTTGAGGACGTCGATGAGGTTGAGCGCCTGCCAGCTCTCCTGGTCGCCGATCCACTCCAGGCGCTGGGCGTCGATCTCCACGGCGAGCGCCTGTGGGCGAAGATCCTGCAGCGTGGCGCGGAGCGCGTTGAGCGAGGCTTCGTCGACGCGGGGAAGATCGAGGATCACAAAGCGGCGATCGCCCCGGCGCACCACCTGGCGATGAACCCCGGGGGGCGGCACTGCCAGCGCCTGACTCTCATCGGGATCATAAGACGCCGGCGTTGCGCTGGCCTGCGCCTCGGCGCCTGGCGCGCCGGGGGGGGCCGTTGTCAACGCCGCGGGCGCTGGTGTAGCGTCGCCGACGTTATCCGCCGCGCTGGACGCTGATCTGGGGAGCTCTGAGGACACGATGAAACCGTTAGCATTTGCCGATATCCATTGCCACCCAACCTTCTACGCCTTTAATCGGCTTCGCAACACCCCCGAGGAGCAAGACCCCTCGGTGTTTCATCCCTGGATCGAGCTTGAGAGCCATCTGGAGCATCAGCTGGCCGGGGCGCGGGCGTCGGATTATGTGCAGACGAACTTTTCGCGGATGATCGCAGGCGATGTGCGCCTGATCTTTGCGAGTTTTACGCCGATTGAGCGCGGCTTTTTCATCGGCAGCGACTCCGGCGATGAGCGCCCCTTCAAGGAGGAGCTCGCCGCGTGGTTGCGCCTGAAGCGGCCCGCCGAGGTGCTTTCGAAGCTGGCGGCGGGTGATGTCTCCGGGGCGGCGCAGAAAGCGCTGGGGATTCTGCGCAACAACGGCCCGCTGCGCCAGATCGTGCAGCGGGTGGTGATGGGCTACGGCGCCGATCGCGTCGCTCACCTTTCCAGCTCAGCCTACGATTACTGGGAGGAGCTGCTGCTCGAATACGACTTTTTGAAACGCGGCGATCGGGAGCGCCATAAGGTGGAGTTTGCCACCGGGGAGGGGCCGCGGGTGGTGGAGGGATCGTATCGGGTGGCCACCGGCGTCGATGATGTGCAGGCGGTGATGGAGCGCAACGAGGATGACCTGGCGGTGGTGCTCACCATTGAGGGCGGGCACGTCTTCTCGGTGGGCACGGACCTTAAGCCGGTGGATTTGAGCGTGATGCTTGAGCGCATTGAGGCGCTCAAAAACTGGGAGCATCCGGTGCTCTTTCTGACGCTTGCGCACCACTTCGACAACGGGCTCTGCGGCCACGCCCACAGCCTGGTCGATGCTGCCGACTGGATCATGGATCAGGAGACTCGCCTCAACCAGGGCTTTGATCCGGAGCGGGGGATGCCGGTGGTGCGCGCGCTGCTGGACCTGGATGAAGATCTCAAGGATCGGGGCGGAAAGCGCATTCACCTGGACGTGCGCCATATGAGCGCGCGCAGCCGTAAGGCGTATTATGCGCA is part of the Lujinxingia vulgaris genome and harbors:
- a CDS encoding TraB family protein, translating into MTTAPPGAPGAEAQASATPASYDPDESQALAVPPPGVHRQVVRRGDRRFVILDLPRVDEASLNALRATLQDLRPQALAVEIDAQRLEWIGDQESWQALNLIDVLKAKKGTLLNAYLALRIFQKRFGSFDGTEPGDEFRVAIEEARSSGAQPHLVDRDMTITGLRAWRRSPVWMRLMLTLTLTFGSFRRTKARPASEHRDRVARRLKRLELSLPAAKAAFVDERNAHIACRIEAIDAPEVVAVLSTVHADRVADLLQSAPDPHACADTVPAKSLFSRIFPWALSAAIIATFILGFALGDPSTMRQALLTWFVVNAICTALATGAALAHPLTILASALSAPIVSLNPAVGAGMVGGLVQLLVAPPSIKELEQVGDDIARLKGWWQNRLAKIALVFILANLGSTIGTVAALMMFPDLFGS